In the bacterium genome, one interval contains:
- the lnt gene encoding apolipoprotein N-acyltransferase — protein MKHMLVVAVLSMVSAALLILSSPGYGYSFLAWVALVPLLIVIKSSRLSESFIYSLLAGQLFYFGHLSWMYSIDGISPVIFALLGLVNAWLFGLFGFAASLLKRERAFDVILFPALWALIEYLHHHQGFLSLTWGTLAYTQYEVPAVNWIASLTGIYGISFLIVFVNACIAHAIISLNFQTIAKENQGGAQFAFPGVRALLLPAVVMVLILAIGMVRTFPDDISAGDCIKAGLVQAGLPGYSSSTDDEKREALRRLKQLSLAAAAEHPAFIVWPETAVPGKIPYDSIMVKMLSRISDESGASLLVGAAGYDKFQSSERQQTGIANSAFLFKPGERIVGRYEKIMLVPFNEYLPLRGKITWPRWIVGSNWKNAQPGSEMTILEADGLRFGVQICWENLFPDHFRKVSAQGVDFMVSITNESFVKAPAAREQMLAFNIFRAIENHVSILRAASTGISAMISPKGEITAMIKDEHGKPEYGAGMLVDKVQATSQRSFYNRHGDWFVVALALLMCVYFCFLLGETLFRLKNR, from the coding sequence ATGAAACATATGCTCGTGGTTGCAGTCCTGTCCATGGTGAGTGCCGCACTGCTCATCCTGTCCTCTCCCGGTTATGGATACTCCTTTCTAGCCTGGGTCGCCTTGGTCCCGCTGCTCATTGTCATAAAAAGTTCCAGGCTTTCGGAATCGTTCATTTATTCCCTGTTGGCCGGACAGCTCTTCTACTTCGGACACCTTTCCTGGATGTACAGCATCGATGGAATCTCACCTGTCATCTTCGCGCTGCTGGGGCTTGTCAATGCCTGGCTATTCGGCCTCTTCGGATTTGCAGCCAGCCTCCTAAAAAGAGAGCGCGCTTTTGACGTCATCCTGTTTCCAGCATTGTGGGCGCTGATCGAGTACCTTCACCACCACCAAGGTTTCCTCTCCCTCACCTGGGGGACCCTCGCCTACACTCAGTATGAGGTTCCCGCTGTGAACTGGATCGCCTCTTTAACGGGTATTTACGGCATCTCTTTTCTCATCGTGTTCGTAAATGCATGTATCGCTCATGCCATTATTAGTCTTAATTTTCAAACTATTGCGAAGGAAAACCAGGGGGGTGCCCAATTCGCTTTCCCCGGTGTCAGAGCACTTTTGCTGCCTGCTGTTGTCATGGTTCTGATCCTTGCCATAGGTATGGTCAGGACTTTCCCTGATGACATTTCTGCCGGCGATTGCATCAAGGCGGGCCTCGTCCAGGCAGGGCTGCCGGGATACAGCTCTTCTACTGATGATGAAAAGAGGGAGGCGTTAAGGCGCCTGAAGCAGTTAAGCCTGGCAGCTGCTGCAGAGCACCCGGCATTCATTGTGTGGCCCGAAACGGCAGTTCCCGGGAAGATCCCTTACGACAGCATCATGGTCAAAATGTTGTCCCGTATTTCCGACGAGTCAGGTGCTTCTCTCCTTGTGGGAGCCGCGGGTTACGATAAGTTCCAGTCCAGCGAAAGGCAGCAGACCGGCATAGCAAACTCCGCTTTTCTCTTTAAACCTGGTGAGAGGATAGTAGGGCGATATGAAAAGATCATGCTCGTACCGTTCAACGAATATCTCCCACTGCGGGGAAAGATAACATGGCCTCGATGGATCGTGGGGTCCAACTGGAAAAATGCCCAACCCGGGAGCGAGATGACCATCCTGGAGGCGGATGGCCTGAGGTTTGGCGTCCAGATCTGCTGGGAAAACCTCTTCCCCGATCACTTCCGGAAGGTTTCAGCTCAAGGGGTGGATTTTATGGTCAGCATTACCAACGAATCTTTCGTCAAAGCTCCTGCCGCCAGGGAGCAGATGCTGGCTTTTAACATTTTCCGTGCCATCGAGAATCATGTCTCCATCCTGCGTGCGGCTTCAACGGGTATTTCAGCGATGATAAGTCCGAAGGGGGAAATAACAGCAATGATTAAGGATGAGCACGGCAAGCCTGAATACGGCGCTGGAATGCTTGTGGATAAGGTTCAGGCCACCTCCCAACGCTCCTTCTACAATCGGCACGGTGACTGGTTCGTTGTTGCACTCGCCCTGCTCATGTGTGTATATTTTTGTTTCTTACTTGGGGAAACACTTTTCAGACTTAAAAACAGGTGA